The following proteins come from a genomic window of Bos mutus isolate GX-2022 chromosome 23, NWIPB_WYAK_1.1, whole genome shotgun sequence:
- the B3GALT4 gene encoding beta-1,3-galactosyltransferase 4, with product MRPGLSRRLLLAALLLLLVWTLFGPSGLGEELLSLSLASLLPGPASPGPPLALPRLLIPNEAACGAPGPPPFLLILVCTAPDNLNQRNAIRASWGRLREVRGLRVQTVFLLGEPGWGSRGSDLVWESAAHGDIMQAAFQDSYRNLTLKTLSGLSWADRHCPTARYILKTDDDVFVNVPELVSELVRRGGRWEQWETGVGPPRKAKAGDEKWDGSPTLGSQPVPLLYLGRVHWRVQPSRSPGGKHQVSEEQWPPSWGPFPPYASGTGYVLSASAVQLILKVASRAPLLPLEDVFVGLSARRGGLAPTHCVKLAGATHYPLDRCCYGKFLLTSHKLDPWEMQEAWKLVGGSDGERTVPFCSWLQGLLGILRCRLIAWLHS from the coding sequence ATGCGCCCCGGCTTGTCCCGGCGCCTGCTCCTGGCCGCCCTGCTGCTCCTGCTCGTCTGGACCCTCTTTGGGCCCTCCGGCCTCGGGGAGGAGCTGTTGAGCCTCTCCCTGGCCTCCTTGCTCCCCGGCCCGGCCTCGCCCGGGCCGCCCCTGGCCCTGCCCCGCCTCCTGATCCCCAACGAGGCGGCGTGCGGCGCGCCCggcccccctcccttcctcctgatCCTGGTCTGCACCGCCCCGGACAACCTGAACCAGAGAAACGCCATCCGGGCCTCCTGGGGCCGCCTGCGCGAGGTCCGCGGGCTCAGGGTGCAGACTGTTTTCCTGCTGGGAGAGCCCGGCTGGGGGTCGCGCGGGAGCGACCTGGTGTGGGAGTCGGCGGCCCACGGGGACATCATGCAGGCAGCCTTCCAGGACTCCTACCGCAACCTCACCCTCAAGACCCTCAGCGGGCTGAGCTGGGCCGACAGACACTGCCCCACGGCCCGCTACATCCTCAAGACCGACGATGATGTGTTCGTCAACGTCCCCGAACTGGTGTCGGAGCTGGTCAGGCGGGGAGGCCGCTGGGAGCAATGGGAGACGGGCGTGGGGCCCCCGAGAAAGGCGAAGGCTGGAGATGAGAAGTGGGACGGAAGCCCCACCTTGGGGAGCCAGCCAGTGCCTCTCTTGTACTTGGGTCGCGTGCATTGGCGGGTGCAGCCCTCTCGGTCACCGGGAGGCAAGCACCAGGTATCGGAGGAGCAGTGGCCTCCCTCCTGGGGCCCCTTTCCCCCCTACGCCTCAGGCACGGGCTATGTGCTATCAGCTTCTGCTGTGCAGCTTATCCTGAAGGTGGCCAGCCGGGCACCCCTTCTGCCCCTGGAGGATGTTTTTGTGGGGTTAAGTGCCCGCCGAGGAGGCCTTGCCCCAACCCACTGTGTCAAGCTGGCTGGTGCCACCCACTACCCCCTGGATCGGTGCTGCTATGGGAAATTCCTTCTGACATCGCACAAGTTGGACCCCTGGGAGATGCAGGAAGCCTGGAAGCTAGTGGGTGGCTCTGATGGGGAAAGAACTGTACCTTTCTGCTCCTGGCTCCAGGGGCTCCTGGGCATCCTGCGATGCCGGTTAATAGCTTGGCTTCACAGCTGA